One Streptomyces sp. B21-105 genomic region harbors:
- a CDS encoding metallophosphoesterase translates to MTQGAGQGPEVERTATLRDFRVPAYVNETGPYDHDTHPGNAAPPIEEPLEHPDGYTPTQRDLPVIHRRGDTLQVTVDPAAVQAPVPATGPGPLFVVGDVHGYLDELVGALREQGLLDAAGNWCAGTARLWFLGDFTDRGPDGIGVIDLVMRLSAEAAAAGGYCKALMGNHELLLLGAKRFGDTPVNSGAGTATFQAAWLLNGGQKYDMDRLQDHHLQWMSRLDAMEEVDGHLLVHSDTTAYLDYGDSIEAVNDTVRETITRNDADEVWDLFRKFTKRFSFRDEGGADAVRSLLDTYGGTRIVHGHSPIPYLLGEVGSEEGEDSSGPHVEGPHVYADGLAIAMDGGVTMAGKLLVQQLPLNA, encoded by the coding sequence ATGACTCAGGGGGCCGGTCAGGGACCCGAGGTGGAGCGGACGGCGACGTTGCGTGACTTCCGGGTGCCCGCGTACGTCAACGAGACCGGTCCGTACGACCACGACACCCATCCCGGGAACGCCGCACCGCCCATCGAGGAGCCGCTGGAACACCCGGACGGCTATACGCCGACCCAGCGCGACCTGCCCGTCATCCACCGTCGCGGCGACACACTCCAGGTGACCGTGGACCCGGCAGCCGTCCAGGCGCCGGTGCCCGCGACCGGCCCGGGCCCGCTGTTCGTCGTCGGCGACGTGCACGGCTACCTCGACGAACTGGTCGGCGCCCTGCGAGAGCAGGGGCTGCTCGACGCGGCCGGCAACTGGTGCGCGGGCACGGCCCGCCTCTGGTTCCTCGGCGACTTCACCGACCGCGGTCCGGACGGCATCGGCGTCATCGACCTCGTCATGCGGCTGTCCGCCGAGGCCGCCGCGGCCGGCGGGTACTGCAAGGCGCTCATGGGCAACCACGAACTGCTGCTGCTCGGCGCCAAACGGTTCGGCGACACCCCGGTCAACTCCGGCGCCGGCACCGCCACCTTCCAGGCGGCCTGGCTGCTCAACGGCGGCCAGAAGTACGACATGGACCGGCTCCAGGACCACCACCTGCAGTGGATGTCCCGTCTCGACGCCATGGAGGAGGTCGACGGCCATCTGCTCGTCCACTCCGACACCACCGCCTACCTCGACTACGGCGACTCGATCGAGGCGGTCAACGACACCGTCCGCGAAACGATCACGCGTAACGACGCGGACGAAGTGTGGGACCTGTTCCGCAAGTTCACGAAGCGTTTCTCCTTCCGCGACGAGGGCGGCGCCGACGCCGTGCGTTCCCTCCTCGATACGTACGGCGGCACCCGCATCGTTCACGGCCACAGCCCGATTCCGTACCTGCTCGGCGAAGTCGGCTCCGAGGAGGGCGAGGACAGCAGCGGGCCGCATGTCGAGGGACCGCACGTCTACGCCGACGGGCTGGCCATCGCGATGGACGGCGGCGTGACGATGGCCGGGAAGCTCCTGGTCCAGCAATTGCCCCTGAACGCCTGA
- a CDS encoding VWA domain-containing protein, giving the protein MTARSMSKGANLAVDSHAVRVELSWSEGAGGPDVDASALLLTADGRVRGDGDFVFYNQPRHASGAVRHLGKQRADGFMTDTVEVDFSALERVITRVVLCASADGGVFGQVTGLTLRVLDTHGRSELARFEMQADTETAFIGGELYLREGRWKFRAVGQGYASGLAGLATDFGITIDEGQEQASGQPGRAPQVHPDTPREVHPDTPRVVGPGGPSAVPSASVTPGHPGLRETGAGVTGPSGPRLTKGEERLPVDMRKRLSLRKEQVAVSLSKRGAAGISARVVLVLDASGSMAFLYSRGVVADVVERMAAVVAQLDDDGEMQAWTFASEAARLPDLRLGELPEWLRLHVRGGEISLFRRGKKPRKGMEPGQVDMRSVGIQNEEQKAIAQVRSFVRENPAPVPTLVLFFSDGGVYRDAAIERELRAAVEEPIFWQFVGLGRSNYGVLERFDTLPGRRVDNVGFFAVDDIGSVPDQELYDRLLSEFPSWITAAGQAGIL; this is encoded by the coding sequence ATGACTGCGCGATCCATGAGCAAGGGCGCCAACCTGGCGGTCGACTCGCACGCTGTTCGTGTGGAACTCAGCTGGTCCGAGGGCGCCGGAGGGCCGGACGTCGACGCCTCGGCGCTCTTGCTGACCGCCGACGGACGGGTGCGGGGCGACGGTGACTTCGTCTTCTACAACCAGCCCCGGCACGCGTCCGGGGCTGTGCGGCACCTCGGCAAGCAGCGCGCCGACGGCTTCATGACCGACACGGTGGAGGTGGACTTCAGCGCGCTGGAGCGCGTGATCACGCGGGTGGTGCTGTGTGCGTCGGCCGACGGCGGTGTCTTCGGGCAGGTCACCGGTCTGACGCTGCGGGTGCTGGACACGCACGGGCGGTCCGAACTGGCTCGCTTCGAGATGCAGGCCGACACGGAGACGGCGTTCATCGGCGGTGAGCTGTACCTGCGCGAGGGCCGCTGGAAGTTCCGGGCGGTCGGGCAGGGATACGCGTCCGGACTCGCGGGGCTGGCCACCGACTTCGGGATCACGATCGACGAGGGGCAGGAGCAGGCGTCCGGTCAGCCGGGCAGGGCGCCGCAGGTCCACCCGGACACGCCCCGGGAGGTCCACCCGGACACGCCCCGGGTCGTTGGCCCGGGCGGGCCCTCGGCTGTCCCGTCGGCTTCGGTGACGCCCGGTCACCCAGGCCTGCGGGAGACGGGTGCGGGTGTCACCGGGCCCTCGGGTCCCCGCCTGACCAAGGGGGAGGAGCGGCTTCCCGTGGACATGCGCAAGCGTCTGTCGCTGCGCAAGGAGCAGGTCGCCGTCAGCCTGAGCAAGCGGGGGGCGGCCGGGATCAGCGCCAGGGTCGTGCTCGTCCTCGACGCCTCCGGTTCCATGGCGTTCCTGTACTCCCGGGGGGTGGTGGCGGACGTCGTGGAGCGGATGGCGGCGGTGGTGGCGCAACTCGACGACGACGGGGAGATGCAGGCATGGACGTTCGCCAGCGAAGCCGCTCGCCTTCCCGACCTGCGCTTGGGGGAGCTTCCCGAGTGGCTGCGACTGCATGTGCGCGGGGGAGAGATCAGTCTGTTCCGGCGCGGCAAGAAGCCTCGCAAGGGGATGGAGCCCGGGCAGGTGGACATGCGCTCGGTCGGCATCCAGAACGAGGAGCAGAAGGCGATCGCACAGGTCAGGTCCTTTGTGCGGGAGAATCCGGCACCTGTTCCGACCCTGGTGCTGTTCTTCTCCGACGGTGGGGTCTACCGGGACGCGGCGATCGAACGGGAGCTGCGGGCCGCGGTCGAGGAGCCGATCTTCTGGCAGTTCGTGGGACTCGGCCGGTCCAACTACGGTGTCCTGGAACGGTTCGACACGCTGCCCGGGCGTCGCGTGGACAACGTGGGCTTCTTCGCCGTCGACGACATCGGCAGCGTCCCGGACCAGGAGCTGTACGACCGGCTTCTCTCCGAGTTCCCCAGCTGGATCACGGCTGCGGGGCAGGCCGGCATCCTCTGA
- the thiC gene encoding phosphomethylpyrimidine synthase ThiC, with translation MTNKDARTPASMQDVTSEHAVDVNAVESGRSIGWHKGYVEGERPDLQVPVRQVHLTNGRSVTLYDTSGPYTDPLVETDVRRGLLPLRENWIISRGDTEEYAGRPVRPEDDGIKHTSPRGGLRNLDAVFPGRPRLPRRGRDGRAVTQLAYARRGEITPEMEFVAIRENVSPEVVRDEIAAGRAVLPANVNHPEIEPMIIGKRFLVKVNANIGNSAVTSSIEEEVEKMTWATRWGADTVMDLSTGRNIHTTREWVLRNSPVPIGTVPLYQALEKVDGRAEELTWEIYKDTVIEQAEQGVDYMTVHAGVRLPYVPLTANRKTGIVSRGGSIMAAWCLAHHKESFLYENFEELCEILAAYDVTYSLGDGLRPGSIADANDEAQFAELRTLGELNTIAKRFNVQTMIEGPGHVPMHKIKENIDLQQEICDEAPFYTLGPLTTDVAPAYDHITSGIGAAMIAWWGTAMLCYVTPKEHLGLPNRDDVKTGVITYKIAAHAADLAKGHPGAQEWDDALSDARFEFRWEDQFNLALDPDTAREFHDETLPAEPAKTAHFCSMCGPKFCSMKISQDIRRAHGGSRAEIEEGMAQKSKEFAEGGNRVYLPLAT, from the coding sequence ATGACCAACAAGGACGCACGCACGCCTGCCTCCATGCAGGACGTCACCAGCGAGCACGCGGTCGACGTCAACGCTGTGGAGAGCGGGAGGTCCATCGGCTGGCACAAGGGGTACGTCGAGGGTGAACGCCCCGACCTCCAGGTGCCGGTCCGACAGGTGCACCTCACCAACGGCCGGTCGGTCACGCTGTACGACACGTCCGGCCCGTACACCGATCCGCTCGTCGAGACGGACGTGCGCAGGGGACTCCTTCCGCTGCGCGAGAACTGGATCATCTCCCGTGGCGATACCGAGGAGTACGCGGGCCGTCCCGTCCGTCCCGAGGACGACGGCATCAAGCACACCTCGCCGCGTGGAGGCCTGCGCAACCTGGATGCGGTGTTCCCGGGCCGACCGCGCCTGCCGCGCCGTGGCCGGGACGGCAGGGCCGTCACTCAGCTCGCGTACGCGCGCCGGGGAGAGATCACGCCCGAGATGGAGTTCGTGGCCATCCGGGAGAACGTCTCTCCTGAGGTGGTGCGCGATGAGATAGCGGCGGGCCGGGCCGTGTTGCCGGCCAACGTCAACCACCCGGAGATCGAGCCGATGATCATCGGCAAGCGGTTCCTGGTGAAGGTCAACGCCAACATCGGGAACTCGGCGGTGACGTCCTCCATCGAGGAGGAGGTCGAGAAGATGACCTGGGCGACCCGTTGGGGCGCCGACACGGTCATGGACCTGTCCACCGGGCGCAACATCCACACCACCCGCGAATGGGTGTTGCGCAACTCCCCCGTCCCCATCGGCACGGTGCCGCTGTACCAGGCACTGGAGAAGGTCGACGGTCGCGCCGAGGAGTTGACCTGGGAGATCTACAAGGACACGGTCATTGAACAGGCCGAGCAGGGCGTGGACTACATGACGGTCCACGCGGGTGTCCGTCTCCCGTACGTCCCGCTCACCGCCAACCGCAAGACCGGCATCGTGTCGCGCGGCGGCTCGATCATGGCCGCCTGGTGCCTCGCCCACCACAAGGAGTCGTTCCTCTACGAGAACTTCGAGGAACTCTGCGAGATCCTCGCCGCCTACGACGTCACCTACTCGCTGGGCGACGGGCTGCGACCGGGTTCCATCGCGGACGCCAACGACGAGGCGCAGTTCGCCGAGTTGAGGACGCTCGGGGAACTCAACACGATCGCCAAGCGTTTCAACGTACAGACCATGATCGAAGGCCCGGGGCATGTCCCGATGCACAAGATCAAGGAGAACATCGACCTTCAGCAGGAGATCTGTGATGAAGCTCCGTTCTATACGCTCGGCCCGCTGACGACGGACGTCGCGCCCGCGTACGACCACATCACCTCTGGCATCGGCGCTGCGATGATCGCCTGGTGGGGCACGGCGATGCTCTGCTACGTCACGCCCAAGGAACACCTTGGTCTGCCCAACCGTGACGACGTCAAGACGGGTGTCATCACCTACAAGATTGCTGCCCACGCCGCCGACCTCGCCAAGGGGCACCCCGGTGCGCAGGAATGGGACGACGCGCTGTCCGACGCCCGCTTCGAGTTCCGCTGGGAGGACCAGTTCAACCTTGCCCTCGACCCGGACACGGCACGGGAGTTCCACGACGAGACCCTCCCGGCCGAGCCCGCGAAGACGGCGCACTTCTGCTCGATGTGCGGTCCGAAATTCTGCTCGATGAAGATCTCACAGGACATCCGGCGTGCTCACGGCGGTAGCAGGGCGGAGATCGAGGAAGGCATGGCGCAGAAGTCCAAGGAGTTCGCGGAGGGCGGGAACCGGGTGTATCTGCCCCTGGCCACCTGA
- a CDS encoding YibE/F family protein gives MGQGTGTGSPGQPPEYGREQNSGNGHDPFFDAPRHSGWGNGPADSHGEGHDDGHGHHRLGDDAQGPGHAHEASHGHGSHSGHGPGAVPGSAGAANGGNDGYGPGHGPGHGSGHGSGHTHGHSHSHGPAAPVSQHLRKVIAAILIPFGAAVMVGLVVLWPGGAPAHERTGVGFDRQTQQATVTKVLRVSCASVNASGDTPTGDTSTAEGSSAQQQASGTCKKATIRVDTGDDKGRTFTEIVQPDQSRQLEQGEKVVVAYEPSAPKDLQYSVADVNRRVPMALLAIIFAVAVVVVGRLRGVMALIALAISFMVLNFFVLPAILQGSNPLIVAVVGSSAIMLIALYLCHGLSARTSVAVLGTLISLLLIGVLGSLFIDWAFLTGNTDDNTGLIHGLYPSIDMSGLLLAGIIIGSLGVLDDVTVTQTSAVWELHEANPSMGWRALYRAGIRIGRDHIASVVNTLVLAYAGAALPLLLLFSIAQSSVGTVANSELVAEEIVRTLVGSIGLVASVPVTTALAALVVAADRPPAGSAPTTAQRASPAASTASAGAAGAAPAVSAQSRGGRGRRRKH, from the coding sequence TTGGGGCAGGGCACCGGGACGGGATCGCCGGGGCAGCCACCTGAGTACGGGCGGGAACAGAATTCCGGTAACGGTCACGATCCGTTCTTCGACGCACCTCGTCACAGCGGCTGGGGGAACGGCCCTGCCGACAGCCACGGCGAGGGGCACGATGACGGCCACGGGCACCACCGCCTCGGTGACGACGCGCAAGGGCCCGGCCACGCCCACGAGGCCTCCCACGGCCACGGTTCCCATTCCGGTCACGGTCCCGGCGCTGTTCCCGGTTCAGCCGGCGCCGCCAACGGTGGGAACGACGGATACGGGCCAGGACACGGGCCAGGACACGGGTCAGGGCATGGGTCGGGGCATACGCATGGCCACAGCCACAGTCACGGTCCGGCCGCCCCCGTCTCCCAGCACCTGCGCAAGGTCATCGCAGCCATCCTCATCCCGTTCGGCGCCGCGGTGATGGTCGGGCTCGTGGTGCTGTGGCCCGGCGGGGCCCCGGCGCACGAGCGCACCGGCGTCGGCTTCGACCGGCAGACCCAGCAGGCCACGGTCACCAAGGTGCTGCGCGTGAGCTGCGCGTCGGTGAACGCCTCCGGCGACACCCCCACCGGGGACACTTCGACGGCCGAAGGATCCTCCGCCCAGCAGCAGGCGAGCGGCACCTGCAAGAAGGCCACGATCCGGGTGGACACCGGCGACGACAAGGGCCGCACGTTCACCGAGATCGTCCAGCCGGACCAGTCACGACAGTTGGAGCAGGGCGAGAAGGTCGTGGTCGCCTACGAGCCCTCCGCGCCGAAGGACCTCCAGTACTCGGTCGCCGACGTGAACCGCCGTGTCCCGATGGCGTTGCTGGCCATCATCTTCGCGGTCGCCGTCGTGGTCGTCGGGCGGCTCCGCGGCGTCATGGCCCTGATCGCGCTGGCCATCAGCTTCATGGTGCTGAACTTCTTCGTCCTCCCCGCGATCCTGCAGGGCTCCAACCCGCTGATCGTGGCGGTGGTGGGGTCGAGCGCCATCATGCTGATCGCGTTGTATCTCTGCCACGGTCTCTCGGCCCGCACCTCCGTCGCGGTGCTCGGCACGCTCATCTCGCTGCTGCTGATCGGCGTCCTCGGTTCGCTGTTCATCGACTGGGCGTTCCTGACCGGCAACACGGACGACAACACCGGCCTGATCCACGGCCTGTACCCGTCCATCGACATGAGCGGTCTGCTGCTCGCCGGCATCATCATCGGCTCGCTCGGTGTCCTCGACGACGTGACCGTCACCCAGACATCGGCGGTCTGGGAGCTGCACGAGGCCAACCCGTCGATGGGCTGGCGTGCTCTGTACCGCGCCGGCATCCGCATCGGCCGGGACCACATCGCCTCAGTGGTGAACACGCTCGTTCTCGCCTACGCGGGCGCGGCGCTGCCCCTGTTGCTGCTCTTCTCGATCGCGCAGAGCAGCGTGGGGACGGTCGCCAACAGCGAGTTGGTCGCCGAGGAGATCGTACGGACGCTGGTGGGCTCGATCGGCCTGGTCGCCTCCGTGCCCGTCACGACGGCTCTGGCGGCCCTCGTGGTCGCCGCGGACCGGCCGCCCGCGGGGTCGGCGCCCACAACAGCTCAGAGGG